Part of the Cloacibacterium caeni genome is shown below.
AAATTTCTTACTTTTATAAAAATTTAGATTATGAATTTAACTTTTGAAAATCATAAAAACGGAAACGGAGGCTTTATTTCTCTTAACAATGAAAGCGAAGAAATCGGAAGGCTGACTTATACGATTCAGCCAGAGAAAAACACACTGATTATTTCTTATGTAATGGTTTTTCCTAAATTCGAAGGACAAGGAATGGGAAAAAAACTGGTAGAAAA
Proteins encoded:
- a CDS encoding GNAT family N-acetyltransferase, whose product is MNLTFENHKNGNGGFISLNNESEEIGRLTYTIQPEKNTLIISYVMVFPKFEGQGMGKKLVENGIEFSRENDWTIVPHCSYARSVMLRMKDIEDVFPQ